The Mucilaginibacter mallensis genome has a segment encoding these proteins:
- a CDS encoding FecR family protein: MDHQRLIYLIDQYLKDNAKQQEINELNDWYATVDFGDKALDDWIREEYGMEAITSRMFGSFQKRIKDEKRLRFRIVALRWVSAAAAVLIFASIILIFRNSTKPQIVAKNQPSVIKPGTNTAILTLGNGNKIVLKQQQVGKIIAQSGVVISKQQNGLITYALTLLPASQKDSKIDFNSIETPRGGEYQILLPDGTKVWLNAASKLTYPIRFAGKERTVKLTGEAYFEVAHNAHQPFHVLFSGQDVRVFGTHFNINAYRDEAESKTTLLQGSIALSSTVNHQSVLLTPGQQAASLTGSGKFTLQSVNTQQVVSWKNGYFQFDNFNIATIMKALSRWYDIDVKYDQVNLAETYGGTFSRDSNLQDILNNMSALGKVSFKMTGRTIHVTNKKGGL, from the coding sequence ATGGATCATCAACGACTTATTTACCTTATTGATCAATACCTGAAAGACAATGCTAAGCAGCAGGAAATTAATGAATTAAATGATTGGTATGCTACGGTGGACTTTGGTGATAAAGCACTGGACGATTGGATCAGGGAAGAATACGGAATGGAAGCGATCACCAGCAGGATGTTCGGCTCGTTCCAGAAAAGGATAAAAGATGAAAAAAGATTGCGCTTCAGGATAGTCGCGTTGCGCTGGGTGTCAGCAGCAGCAGCCGTATTGATTTTTGCATCAATTATTTTAATTTTCCGGAATAGTACAAAACCTCAAATAGTCGCTAAGAACCAGCCAAGCGTAATTAAGCCGGGAACAAACACCGCTATCTTAACGCTGGGCAATGGTAATAAGATTGTTTTAAAACAGCAGCAGGTGGGCAAAATAATTGCTCAAAGCGGGGTGGTCATCAGCAAACAGCAAAATGGATTGATCACTTACGCTTTGACACTACTGCCGGCGTCTCAGAAGGATTCCAAAATTGACTTTAACAGCATCGAGACACCGCGCGGGGGTGAATACCAGATATTACTGCCTGACGGCACAAAGGTATGGCTGAACGCGGCAAGTAAATTAACCTACCCAATCCGCTTTGCCGGGAAAGAAAGAACAGTTAAACTCACCGGTGAAGCTTATTTTGAAGTTGCGCACAATGCCCACCAGCCTTTTCATGTATTATTCAGCGGGCAGGACGTAAGGGTTTTTGGCACTCATTTTAATATAAACGCTTATCGGGATGAGGCTGAGAGTAAAACAACTTTGCTACAGGGTAGCATAGCGCTTTCCAGCACAGTTAACCACCAGTCAGTATTGTTAACGCCCGGACAGCAGGCTGCCTCCTTGACCGGCTCAGGCAAATTCACTTTGCAAAGTGTTAATACGCAACAGGTTGTTTCCTGGAAGAATGGGTATTTCCAATTCGACAATTTTAATATAGCAACCATAATGAAGGCGCTTAGCCGGTGGTATGATATAGATGTAAAATATGACCAGGTAAATTTGGCCGAGACCTACGGCGGTACCTTCTCCCGGGATTCCAACTTGCAGGACATCCTAAATAATATGTCAGCGTTGGGAAAGGTCAGTTTTAAAATGACGGGCCGAACAATCCATGTAACAAATAAAAAAGGAGGACTATAG
- a CDS encoding RNA polymerase sigma-70 factor, which produces MELTDQELLSSWQNGSDLAFEQIYKRQAPVLLDHAMRKTNDRAVSEELVQDTFIAFYKLRLKSSFIKSLPAYLYTILKNKVLDHYRHQSIFLKYEEHLVKKLDMESYFEESAVEYKELETYIYKNINNLPRQCQKVFKLSREEQLSNKEIARQLNISENTVEQHMRKALRLLRVSLTAFARFVVFILLFKY; this is translated from the coding sequence GTGGAATTGACTGACCAGGAGTTACTTTCGAGTTGGCAAAACGGTAGTGATCTGGCGTTTGAACAAATCTACAAACGACAGGCGCCTGTTTTACTCGACCATGCTATGCGGAAGACGAACGACAGGGCTGTTTCAGAAGAGTTGGTTCAGGATACTTTTATCGCCTTTTACAAATTGCGGCTAAAGTCTTCATTCATAAAATCGCTGCCGGCCTACTTATACACTATTCTTAAAAACAAGGTACTTGATCACTACCGGCATCAATCCATATTTCTCAAATACGAAGAACATCTGGTGAAAAAACTGGATATGGAAAGCTATTTCGAGGAATCCGCAGTTGAATATAAGGAGCTGGAAACGTATATCTATAAAAACATCAATAATCTTCCCCGGCAATGTCAAAAGGTTTTCAAACTGAGCCGGGAGGAACAACTCAGTAATAAGGAGATTGCGCGTCAGTTAAATATCTCGGAAAATACCGTTGAGCAGCACATGCGGAAAGCATTGCGATTATTGAGGGTTTCGTTGACTGCTTTCGCCCGTTTCGTTGTTTTTATTTTATTATTTAAATATTAA
- a CDS encoding helix-turn-helix domain-containing protein — MSQPTPLHIKTISEYHRILGLPKPLHPLVSLVRFEDMPFKPKQAPRAIVHNFYSVALKKSFHAILKYGQQEVDFDEGILLFMAPMQVLSIEGPFETAASHQGWLLLVHPDLLWNTPLAKKIRHYEYFDYKANEALHVSDAEEQILISIMQNIANEYKARIDNFSQDVIIAQLELLFTYADRFYQRQFLTRKVSNHQIVSRLEELLNDYFKSNKLPSEGMPPVTYFADKLHLSPNYLSRLLKTLTGQSTKDFIISKVLDLAKEKLSTTNLTMNEIAYGLGFDHPQTFNKLFKSKTGSSPLKFRQSFN, encoded by the coding sequence ATGAGCCAACCCACACCGTTACATATTAAAACCATTTCGGAATACCACCGGATACTAGGCTTGCCCAAGCCCTTGCACCCGCTGGTGAGTTTGGTCAGGTTTGAAGACATGCCTTTTAAGCCTAAGCAAGCGCCCCGGGCAATCGTCCATAACTTTTACAGTGTAGCATTAAAGAAGAGCTTCCATGCAATTTTGAAGTATGGCCAGCAGGAAGTGGATTTTGATGAAGGAATTTTATTGTTCATGGCACCAATGCAAGTTCTATCTATTGAAGGTCCTTTCGAGACAGCAGCAAGCCATCAGGGCTGGCTGCTGTTAGTACATCCGGATTTATTATGGAATACGCCATTGGCTAAGAAGATTCGGCATTATGAATATTTTGATTATAAGGCTAACGAGGCGTTGCACGTCTCAGATGCGGAAGAACAAATTCTTATCAGCATCATGCAAAATATAGCAAATGAATATAAAGCGAGGATCGATAATTTCAGTCAGGACGTAATTATCGCACAATTGGAACTTCTGTTTACCTATGCGGATAGATTTTATCAGCGTCAGTTCTTAACCCGAAAGGTAAGTAATCACCAAATTGTCAGCAGACTGGAGGAATTGCTAAATGATTATTTCAAAAGTAATAAATTACCATCCGAAGGTATGCCACCAGTAACCTATTTTGCAGACAAACTTCATCTATCGCCAAATTATTTAAGTCGTTTATTGAAAACGTTAACAGGTCAAAGTACTAAAGATTTCATTATTAGCAAGGTACTCGACCTGGCAAAAGAAAAACTGTCAACTACTAACTTGACAATGAATGAGATTGCATATGGATTAGGTTTTGACCATCCTCAAACATTCAATAAATTGTTTAAAAGCAAGACAGGCTCCTCCCCGCTTAAGTTTCGCCAATCTTTTAATTAG
- a CDS encoding SDR family oxidoreductase: MILITGATGKMGGIVIETMLKNGISSNQIAALVRDEDKATALKAKGIDVRIGDYDNRHSLDEAMKGIDKVLLVSGLDTSKLVEQHRNVTDAAKGAGVKCLAYTSNCLKDRETLVNNIMRTHFETEDLIIGSGMNYLIFRNVLYMDSMAGYMLGKDVLEKGINLPAGDGRVSYALRSDEAEAIGNVLSTDNCASRIFNFTNTRTYSFEDVANALSELCGKTVTYTPLTMDIYIAEARTKGVPEHALEMIAPFYTDIANGQGSTVSTDLEEALGRKPVDLKSGLKLLLNL; this comes from the coding sequence ATGATATTAATTACAGGAGCTACCGGTAAAATGGGAGGCATAGTCATCGAAACAATGTTGAAAAATGGTATATCGTCCAATCAGATTGCTGCTTTGGTAAGAGATGAAGATAAGGCTACCGCTTTAAAAGCAAAAGGTATTGATGTACGGATCGGTGATTATGACAACCGCCATTCGCTGGATGAAGCGATGAAAGGAATTGACAAAGTACTTCTTGTGTCCGGGTTAGATACGAGTAAGCTTGTAGAGCAGCACCGCAACGTAACTGATGCCGCAAAAGGTGCTGGCGTTAAGTGCCTGGCCTATACAAGTAATTGCCTTAAGGATAGAGAAACTTTGGTCAATAATATAATGCGGACGCATTTCGAGACAGAAGATCTTATTATCGGCAGTGGTATGAATTATCTTATTTTCAGAAATGTATTATATATGGATTCAATGGCAGGGTATATGTTGGGCAAAGATGTGCTGGAAAAAGGCATTAACTTACCTGCGGGCGATGGAAGAGTATCTTACGCCCTTAGAAGTGATGAGGCGGAAGCTATCGGCAATGTTTTATCAACCGATAATTGCGCCAGCCGAATCTTTAATTTTACCAATACCCGTACTTATTCTTTTGAAGATGTAGCCAATGCACTCAGTGAACTTTGCGGAAAAACCGTTACTTACACACCTTTGACGATGGATATTTACATAGCCGAAGCCAGAACTAAAGGTGTGCCAGAGCACGCACTGGAGATGATAGCGCCATTTTATACTGATATTGCAAATGGACAAGGAAGCACGGTCAGCACCGATTTAGAGGAAGCATTAGGGCGTAAGCCAGTAGACCTGAAATCAGGGTTGAAGTTGTTATTAAACTTATAG
- a CDS encoding pirin family protein produces the protein MFQIIPNQEKIVKKNGGFGIEILFPGKGTDSDDSGIGTIGRIDQATVTPGTLVPMHPHRDDEILTYLRSGIVQHKDTEGNVEIITNKRLMMMNAGSKFQHEELVLPEGGVLTALQIFIRPEIGGQSSLEQTPDQPIFQ, from the coding sequence ATGTTTCAGATAATTCCAAATCAGGAAAAGATCGTAAAGAAAAATGGTGGGTTTGGAATAGAGATCCTTTTTCCAGGCAAAGGAACCGACTCTGATGATTCGGGTATCGGTACCATTGGAAGGATCGACCAGGCCACTGTTACCCCTGGTACTTTAGTACCCATGCACCCCCATAGAGATGACGAGATACTTACCTATCTGCGTAGTGGCATAGTTCAACATAAGGACACGGAAGGAAATGTCGAGATCATTACGAACAAAAGACTGATGATGATGAATGCAGGTTCGAAATTTCAGCACGAAGAGTTGGTTTTGCCAGAGGGTGGCGTGCTTACCGCCTTGCAGATATTTATTCGCCCAGAAATTGGCGGACAAAGTTCATTGGAGCAGACGCCAGATCAACCGATATTTCAATAA
- a CDS encoding alpha/beta hydrolase — protein MALSKEVLDTIAFSKQNGFDKLNLAPPQETRKAMAKAAQDPGPTQVADVIRKTITHHSIPVRIYIPFGEGPFPIISYYHGGGFVLMGLETHDEICRQLCKNTGCIVMSVAYQLAPEHPYPQGPESSVAAAIWLHERAAEYSGLSESMAVAGDSAGGYMALHVARMLTKQGIALKAQFATYPVTDHYSAHYPSYQENGKDYVLTAEIMKWFWDNYVTDPSLFEAASILRTADFSGLPPAMIFTCNYDPLRDEGKAYAEKLRKAGVPTVYKNYENIHGFFGTGSMGEQAMQEASAFLKEKLNK, from the coding sequence ATGGCATTATCAAAAGAAGTTTTAGACACGATAGCATTCTCAAAGCAAAACGGATTTGACAAATTAAACCTTGCGCCGCCGCAAGAAACCAGGAAAGCGATGGCGAAGGCCGCGCAGGACCCCGGCCCCACGCAGGTTGCAGATGTGATCAGAAAAACCATTACGCATCATTCCATTCCCGTTCGCATTTATATACCTTTTGGGGAAGGGCCGTTCCCTATAATCAGTTATTACCACGGTGGCGGTTTTGTTTTGATGGGATTGGAAACGCACGATGAAATTTGCCGGCAGCTCTGCAAAAACACCGGCTGTATTGTCATGTCGGTAGCTTATCAACTGGCCCCTGAGCATCCTTATCCTCAAGGGCCTGAAAGCAGCGTTGCGGCAGCTATCTGGCTTCATGAGCGTGCTGCGGAATATAGCGGTTTAAGTGAAAGCATGGCAGTAGCCGGTGATAGTGCGGGAGGTTATATGGCGCTGCACGTCGCCCGGATGTTAACAAAGCAAGGCATTGCGCTGAAAGCACAGTTTGCAACCTACCCTGTGACAGATCATTACAGCGCACATTATCCGTCATACCAGGAAAACGGGAAGGACTATGTGCTTACCGCGGAAATCATGAAATGGTTTTGGGACAATTATGTGACCGATCCTTCCCTGTTCGAAGCAGCATCGATCCTTCGCACGGCCGATTTTTCAGGCCTGCCCCCGGCCATGATCTTTACCTGCAACTACGATCCGTTAAGAGATGAGGGAAAAGCTTATGCCGAAAAGTTGCGAAAGGCCGGCGTACCTACAGTTTATAAAAATTATGAAAATATCCATGGATTTTTCGGGACAGGTTCGATGGGAGAACAAGCGATGCAGGAAGCAAGTGCCTTTTTAAAAGAGAAATTAAACAAATAG
- a CDS encoding helix-turn-helix domain-containing protein — MAVTFEFVIKKGFHFAEAFGKMFGMPVAENRVYLQESLGDGYIQEIKLREGLSLCMHRYILKEEFSLKRLESTGPSKMLTLKFDCRKVVLETGQQETHLFAPGCEAELGTGNFFTEVFFPAQQEIYFLVINVARELLVELLHLSGEEAALRDRLLTNPSFVLNVLMSDEMESTLKDFSNITLGSPFYLLRYQAKALELIYLLFAKITERVNEAEVAVNRADADKLYELRSIILKDLSVAPRLIDLSKQITMSPTKMKMLFRQVFGDSIYNYFQRARMNEAAKLLKDYSVSETGYRLGFKNMSHFSRLFEKYFKAKPKKFKEDNS, encoded by the coding sequence ATGGCCGTTACTTTTGAATTTGTTATTAAAAAAGGGTTTCATTTTGCCGAAGCATTTGGTAAAATGTTTGGAATGCCTGTTGCCGAAAACCGGGTTTATTTGCAGGAATCATTAGGGGACGGTTATATACAGGAAATAAAATTGAGAGAAGGCCTGAGCCTTTGTATGCATCGCTACATACTAAAAGAGGAGTTTTCATTAAAGCGCTTGGAATCAACGGGGCCGTCTAAGATGCTGACGCTTAAGTTCGATTGCAGGAAAGTCGTTTTGGAAACCGGACAGCAGGAAACGCACCTTTTTGCCCCGGGATGCGAAGCCGAATTGGGTACAGGTAATTTTTTTACCGAGGTATTCTTTCCCGCACAGCAAGAGATATACTTTTTGGTCATCAACGTGGCACGTGAACTTTTGGTAGAGTTACTTCATTTATCAGGAGAGGAGGCTGCATTACGCGATCGGCTCTTAACCAATCCATCGTTTGTGTTGAATGTATTAATGTCTGATGAGATGGAAAGCACGCTAAAAGATTTCAGTAATATAACTTTAGGATCGCCATTTTATTTATTGCGTTACCAGGCAAAAGCACTTGAATTAATTTATCTGTTGTTCGCTAAAATAACCGAAAGGGTTAATGAGGCCGAGGTTGCTGTCAACAGGGCCGATGCCGACAAGTTGTACGAGCTTAGGTCTATTATCCTTAAAGATCTGTCGGTAGCACCACGGTTGATTGATCTGTCCAAACAGATCACCATGAGCCCCACCAAAATGAAAATGCTTTTTCGCCAGGTATTCGGCGATTCTATTTACAACTATTTTCAGCGTGCAAGAATGAATGAAGCCGCCAAACTGCTCAAGGATTATTCCGTATCAGAAACGGGCTATCGGCTCGGCTTCAAGAATATGAGCCATTTCTCGCGTTTGTTTGAAAAATATTTTAAGGCGAAACCAAAAAAATTCAAAGAGGATAATTCATAA
- a CDS encoding alkene reductase, producing MENILLTPYNRNGLNLKNHLVMAPMTRSRAIDNIPNDLMAEYYGQRNSAGLIITEGTSPTPESLGYPRIPGLFSKEQVEGWKKITEAVHAGGSRIFVQLMHTGRIGHEDNLPRGLHLVSSAAVKAAGPIFTDTKGIQENSEPIALTTEGIKDVIKGHVTAAKNAMAAGFDGIELHGANGYLIEQFLNPNLNNRTDEYGGSVQARAKFVTNLAREIGDAIGYEKVGIRFSPFSTMGDLKAYAEDEVINTYKYLAQELGKLKIAYIHIGLSPAVKDDFLSQLKDAFGGTLIICNGLTPETAEKALESGKAELAAFGRSFLANPDLPERIAENANLNQPDMSALYTPGSRGYTDYKPLQVTV from the coding sequence ATGGAAAATATATTATTGACGCCGTACAACAGGAACGGCTTGAACCTCAAGAACCACCTGGTGATGGCACCAATGACAAGAAGCAGGGCCATCGACAACATACCTAACGACCTCATGGCTGAATATTACGGGCAGCGCAATAGCGCGGGCCTGATCATTACCGAAGGTACCTCGCCAACACCCGAAAGTTTGGGCTACCCGCGTATTCCCGGCTTGTTTTCAAAAGAACAAGTGGAAGGCTGGAAAAAAATTACAGAGGCTGTTCATGCAGGCGGCAGCAGGATTTTTGTACAGTTGATGCATACCGGCAGGATCGGTCATGAAGATAACCTGCCGCGCGGGCTGCATTTGGTGAGCAGCGCGGCTGTGAAAGCTGCCGGACCTATTTTTACCGACACAAAAGGTATCCAGGAAAATTCTGAGCCAATAGCGCTCACAACCGAAGGCATTAAAGATGTGATCAAAGGACACGTTACCGCGGCAAAAAACGCTATGGCAGCAGGCTTTGACGGTATCGAACTTCACGGCGCTAACGGTTACCTGATTGAGCAATTTTTGAACCCAAACCTTAACAACCGTACCGATGAGTACGGCGGAAGTGTGCAGGCAAGGGCAAAATTTGTTACCAACCTGGCCAGGGAAATTGGCGACGCTATAGGTTATGAAAAAGTCGGTATCAGGTTTTCACCATTTTCTACTATGGGTGATCTGAAGGCTTACGCGGAAGATGAGGTTATCAATACCTATAAATATTTGGCACAGGAATTAGGTAAACTGAAAATCGCCTATATACATATCGGGTTGTCTCCCGCGGTAAAGGATGATTTTTTAAGTCAGTTAAAGGATGCTTTCGGTGGCACATTGATTATTTGTAACGGGCTTACACCTGAAACTGCCGAAAAAGCTTTGGAAAGCGGGAAAGCAGAGCTGGCCGCATTTGGACGGTCATTCCTGGCTAATCCCGATCTGCCGGAACGAATTGCTGAAAACGCAAACCTGAACCAACCTGACATGTCGGCGCTGTACACGCCTGGTTCCCGTGGTTATACGGATTATAAGCCACTACAAGTAACCGTGTAA
- a CDS encoding SDR family oxidoreductase: MGKKFIPPTTSITLSKTIMKILMIGATGKFAGLVLPQLKKHGHQVTALVQDGNKGKQTLENGADEFVTGDLYDPVTLKNAATGIEGVFHIIPAFNREVEAGLNMVKAAQEAGVTKFVFSSVYHTSLSLANHAEKRPTEEALYRSNMDYTILQPAMYMQMLQQSWQAAKQSGEIMMPYSKDSKMAYVDYRDVAEAAALAMTDTRLSYGTFELASPGMFSRVDLAELMSKKSGKTIVAKDMPVDEWAKEVKIPPGELREGLITMNKEYDQYGFSGGNALVLETILGRHAHTVPQFINELD; encoded by the coding sequence ATGGGCAAAAAGTTTATCCCCCCGACTACCTCGATAACATTAAGTAAGACTATCATGAAAATATTAATGATCGGCGCCACCGGTAAATTTGCCGGGTTGGTTTTACCGCAATTAAAAAAACACGGCCATCAGGTGACCGCACTGGTACAGGATGGCAACAAAGGCAAACAAACCCTTGAGAATGGCGCAGATGAATTTGTGACCGGGGATCTTTATGATCCCGTTACACTTAAAAATGCGGCCACTGGAATCGAAGGTGTCTTCCATATCATACCGGCATTTAACCGGGAGGTGGAAGCGGGTTTGAACATGGTTAAAGCGGCGCAGGAGGCCGGAGTTACCAAATTTGTATTCTCCAGTGTTTATCACACGTCCTTGTCCTTAGCCAACCATGCGGAAAAGCGTCCGACAGAGGAGGCGCTTTATCGCTCAAACATGGATTATACCATTTTGCAACCTGCCATGTATATGCAAATGTTGCAGCAAAGCTGGCAGGCAGCCAAACAAAGCGGCGAAATCATGATGCCCTATTCAAAAGATTCAAAAATGGCCTATGTGGATTACCGGGATGTTGCCGAGGCTGCGGCTTTGGCCATGACCGATACACGCTTATCCTATGGCACGTTTGAACTGGCATCGCCGGGCATGTTCAGCCGGGTTGACCTGGCGGAGCTGATGAGCAAAAAGTCGGGCAAAACGATCGTGGCGAAAGACATGCCCGTTGATGAGTGGGCTAAGGAGGTAAAAATTCCACCTGGAGAACTGCGTGAAGGGCTCATCACGATGAATAAGGAATATGATCAATACGGGTTCTCCGGCGGAAACGCCCTGGTACTCGAGACCATACTTGGTCGCCATGCGCACACGGTGCCGCAGTTTATTAACGAATTGGACTAA
- a CDS encoding cupin domain-containing protein, with protein sequence MENQKKSPITIDATGGKIFSVVGDNYRILVGGAESNGAFAVIDMLVPPGGGPGPHEHAQIEESFYVIEGEIEVKSEFGEYIAKKGSFVNIRKGGVVHSFKNKTDQIAHLLCMVVPSGLETFFEEIGKPVAYGEFLPPPPMDPESVKKLQAIAEKHGQKVYPPDYLDNIK encoded by the coding sequence ATGGAAAACCAGAAAAAGAGTCCGATAACCATCGACGCAACGGGCGGCAAGATATTCTCTGTAGTTGGGGACAATTACCGTATCCTGGTCGGTGGCGCTGAAAGCAATGGCGCATTTGCAGTAATAGATATGCTTGTCCCGCCCGGCGGCGGCCCGGGCCCGCATGAACATGCACAGATCGAGGAATCATTTTATGTGATTGAAGGGGAAATCGAAGTCAAATCAGAATTTGGTGAATACATTGCCAAGAAGGGATCATTTGTCAATATACGCAAGGGCGGCGTTGTTCATAGTTTTAAAAACAAAACTGATCAAATCGCCCATCTGCTTTGTATGGTAGTTCCGTCAGGCCTGGAGACTTTTTTCGAAGAGATCGGCAAGCCGGTTGCTTATGGCGAGTTTCTTCCCCCGCCGCCGATGGATCCCGAATCGGTAAAAAAATTGCAGGCTATTGCTGAAAAACATGGGCAAAAAGTTTATCCCCCCGACTACCTCGATAACATTAAGTAA
- a CDS encoding Cif family virulence factor codes for MKNIKLLSIVFLIITQHAYAQQKTADRNEITDVINEYSKYVIEKDSIAFYSLFNDGPVTWCAALKERSQAREFEKNGIKAAKRNYFSGSYQAFMRSLSRYKSTEDKFDNIRIVEDGTVASVSMDYSFWADNKMANWGGKYLTLIKRDGKWKITSVIYSLELTDYFNQPPLKERQKRANIN; via the coding sequence ATGAAAAATATAAAACTTCTTTCGATTGTATTTTTGATAATCACCCAGCACGCTTATGCTCAGCAAAAGACAGCTGACAGGAATGAAATAACTGACGTCATCAACGAGTACAGTAAATACGTGATCGAAAAGGACTCAATTGCATTTTATAGTTTGTTCAATGACGGCCCGGTAACCTGGTGTGCAGCACTTAAAGAAAGATCCCAAGCCAGGGAATTTGAAAAAAACGGGATCAAAGCTGCAAAAAGGAATTATTTTTCAGGAAGTTACCAGGCTTTTATGCGGTCTTTATCCAGATATAAATCAACCGAAGATAAGTTTGATAACATTAGGATAGTTGAAGACGGAACGGTAGCATCGGTAAGTATGGATTACAGCTTTTGGGCAGATAACAAAATGGCAAATTGGGGTGGCAAATATCTTACGTTAATCAAAAGGGACGGAAAATGGAAGATAACAAGCGTTATCTACTCCTTAGAACTTACAGATTATTTTAACCAGCCCCCGCTTAAAGAAAGACAAAAACGTGCTAATATTAATTAG
- a CDS encoding tautomerase family protein produces MPIIDLKVSGQEDPALAQQLATQISRLTKEVLKKKSDVTVVTVSFLPDHLWFINSLSLAELKTKSFHLNIKISDSTNLKLDKAEYIEAVHKSLGTLLGDIHPVSYTAIQEMKADAYGYEGLTIEYKYINNQRKNDSIPAATI; encoded by the coding sequence ATGCCAATAATCGATTTAAAAGTAAGCGGACAGGAAGATCCCGCTTTAGCGCAACAACTCGCAACCCAGATCAGCCGTCTTACAAAAGAAGTCTTAAAGAAAAAATCCGATGTTACCGTAGTCACGGTATCATTCCTCCCGGATCACCTTTGGTTCATTAATTCATTATCTCTGGCGGAGTTAAAAACAAAAAGTTTCCATCTTAATATTAAAATATCGGATTCTACCAACCTTAAGTTGGATAAGGCTGAATATATAGAGGCTGTTCATAAGTCCTTAGGTACCTTGCTTGGAGATATTCATCCCGTAAGTTATACGGCAATCCAGGAAATGAAAGCAGATGCTTATGGTTACGAAGGATTAACGATAGAGTATAAATACATTAATAATCAAAGGAAAAATGACAGCATCCCCGCTGCTACCATTTGA
- a CDS encoding Crp/Fnr family transcriptional regulator — MNTESLLAEERAALDSVLLGIEGLDERHVAEFRQVMFRKLLNKKDFLITEGTTCNFIGIVVSGIMRSFIRAGESDEFNNDFYFERDFVSAYTSFLTSLPTNCNIQALTDVNVVYITSEQYQALVSRDNEWLKLGKYIAETFFIRKCKRETSFLKHSAAQRLESVLQLYPGIEQRVSQYHIASYLGVKPESLSRIKLLTYINK, encoded by the coding sequence ATGAATACAGAAAGTCTTTTGGCTGAAGAACGCGCCGCATTAGACAGTGTGCTTTTGGGAATTGAAGGGCTGGACGAACGGCATGTTGCGGAATTCAGGCAGGTTATGTTTCGTAAGCTGTTAAACAAAAAAGACTTCCTGATCACCGAAGGTACTACCTGCAATTTTATCGGGATCGTGGTTTCCGGAATAATGCGCTCGTTTATACGTGCCGGTGAATCCGATGAATTTAATAACGATTTCTATTTTGAGCGCGATTTTGTGAGCGCGTATACCAGTTTCTTAACGTCCTTGCCTACCAATTGTAACATCCAGGCCCTGACTGATGTAAATGTAGTTTACATCACCTCTGAGCAATATCAGGCGTTAGTTTCACGGGATAATGAATGGCTTAAGCTGGGTAAATACATCGCAGAAACTTTCTTTATAAGGAAGTGTAAACGGGAAACCTCATTTTTAAAGCATTCGGCTGCTCAAAGGCTGGAAAGTGTTTTGCAATTATATCCGGGGATCGAACAGCGGGTTTCACAATACCATATTGCCTCTTACTTAGGCGTAAAGCCTGAATCGCTGAGCCGGATCAAACTCTTAACATACATCAATAAATAA